The genomic stretch ttaatatacactatttatatatttctgatgcttattattttacttaaaaaaaattacatatataataGAGCACtccttaataaaaaatacaaaaagttATTAGAATTTGGTGTCCAATTTTGTTTAGACTTCGTAtatctttatataatttatttcataaaataaatttagtggacaaaataataatttttttaatatttcatCTTTATCatatagtatataaataattaaaaaattaaaataaacaatgtattcataaaactaataataacaaatagaataaagagaaaaaaattaacatatcgcttattttttgccatgtgtatttttaaatttgagtgattaaatatattttacaaaGTAATAACTATAAagtgaaaataaatttattgctctaaattattaaaagaagTATTGAGTACTCTTTAACTAAaacttttattataaatttattacaaaaaaaatatttatgtttcaAATTAATGTAAATGCTTgggataaaatattaaaaataaaaaaatatgcatttgcattctcatattaaaaaaataaatgaagtcattttaaacacaaaaatactaCGTTATAAGATAATTATAAAAAGTTTTCAAACATACtaattttattatcaaaataatatttatatattgtgTTAAATTAATGTAACATaatgatttttaatatattttaatttaaattttttagtttttattttaatttatatattttcatattttaaaattttggtaataatatatattttttataattttaaaataaaaccaGGAGAATTCTGACTTAAATACAAACATAATGATAGAAAAAGAATACAAGAATATTGATATTTCATCTCATGTATTTAAATACATggcataaataaaaattaatccttcttattataaaattatttttcatttaaaaatttaacaaatgcCAAAATTTGATCACGGTAAAATGGgtcataattttataaaaaaaatctaaatactATATTAAATATTACAAACAGTGATTGgataaataattttcaaattctaaaattaaaaacatagataacgctttatatatttatatgagTTACTGAATCAATTTTTATTGAATAACTAtcttaaatattaattataaaaaaatgctaCTATATCagccaataataataataatcatgaaACACGtaacattatttattattaaaaaatatattaatttaataatattaaatatgtaataaatttCTAATGTgaaatgttaaaatataaacacaaaaaataaagataaattagAGTATAACaaataaactatttttaaaaaaatatttctgcaATCTTAATGGACAAAATACTCATCATATTGttaatttatcataataaattaaaaaaataaatttaaaaatgtcACAAATTAATGGACGATATTCAAACTTTGaaaaaaatcaatgaaaaaaatataataaaagaatattatttttaaaatattctccgtttcagaataaaattaaacaaatttaaaataattaaaatcaccTTTATACGCGACATAAAAGTTAACTTTAATcatgataactaattttaatctTATGAATTCAAATTATGCTTATTATCTGTATTGCTCTTTAAAAATATAGGTCTGGAATCACATTATAATGAAGTTGTTCAAGTAAAAGATGTGGTGATGTCCTAACTGGTTAGTACCGTATATATTCAAAACATGTAATAACGTCGTTTTAAGTCATTTTGCCTATACATTAAATCTTAATATAGAagattaacaaaattaattaacttaatttacgcgatttgatttgatttctgagaactaatttttaattcttttaagatAATCTACAACATATTaagtttgtattttttttgtattagtGTAGGTCGAGACATACACTACTGCTACTAATTCAATGCCTCAATCAATCTCTTCTAATGAACCAGTTACAAACAATACTAAAAGCCATGCAAATATGAAGTTAGTACTCACTTACTCtacttatatttttaatattttatattcatcgcataatattcatttaaaatattttttgtattgaATAAATTAAGAAGTTTGATATTGTGCACTACTATATAAAATGCTTAATGTTAAACAAAATTATGAattctataataaaaaaataaaacaaataattaacaaatactataaattttaaataggcAATACATTCATAAgactaataataacaataactttgtaataaaattttggtaataacatatatcttttaaaattaaatagtaaaattagaaaagatctaccttaaacacaaaataacaactATTGTAAAATAGTACAAAAATATGTCTTATTTTATCTCATGTATTTATTAATGTATTGTATAAATTAtatggatcctttttattatagaaTCTTTAcccaattaaaaatttaatagatAGTAAACTTTGGTCATGGCAAAATgtgttctaattttttaaaaaatatcaaaatactatattaaatattataagtCAATAGGTAACTAACCTAAAAATcctcaaattaaaaatatagataacATTGTATATATTTTTGTGAGTTACCggataaatttttattgaataactaatttaagtacaaattaaaaaaatgctactacaaatattatttaatgGCAATAACCGTAATATACATAACATCATTTAGtgatgaaaaataaatcttaattAAATTACAGTAACTAAATAATATGTccttaatgataaaaaaatatcaaattaaaatttaataatgtaTGGAATATAACAtaaacaccaaaaaaaaaacaaaataaagtaaaatgaataaactaatttttaaaaatattttcgcAATTGTAGCGGATAAAAACTTCATCATATCGTTATTTTgtcataataaatttaaaaaattaaattaaaaatattataaattaatagaCGACATTCAAAACTTTTAAAGAAATACAATAGAAGCATTATCATTCTGAAAATACTTTTTGTATATTTTAGAATAGTTGAGAATAAAAATTTACTCTATCGAATATTTCACCTCATATATTACCTAGAACTTTAAACTATGACGATTTTATATTACCTCTTTATTGTGTGGTTTTataatttaacattttaaaGTGTTTTATAGTAATTCTAATTTCAacaaaatatgatataaataagatcacgtcaatattaaaataaaaaaatatttatctaataaatttaaaaaataaataatatattaacaaaaaaattaaattaatttcttaaaaacAATAGAAAAAACAGGCACGTTAATGAATATTTGTTATTCTTTAAAAACgtacaaataattttattattcattaatttgttatttttaatattgaagGTAGTTaatctttaaatttaattaactttTCTCTGCAAGTTCCTCTGTTCTGTTCTGAAACAGCCATGAAGGGAGCACTGTTCAGAAACTTGTCTCTGTTCACGCGCCGTCTTCGTCTTTCTCCTTTCAATGCGACTCCTCCTTCATCATCCTTCTCTCTTTCCTTAGCCGCTTCAACCGCACTATGCACCAGGTTCTTCTCTTCTAGTTCCAGAAACACCGTTTCGGATCAACCTAATTTCTCCCACACCCACAACAAGAACGATCCCATCGATGTCGAGGACATTAGCAACGAAGGTAATACTGCTAAACTCATCTGGGATTCCCCCATTTTAAGATTAAATTTCGTTCTTTTTTATGCGTGTGCTTCAGGTGTTTGATATAATGCCTCACTGAAAGTAAGtatctaatatatatatttacagTAAATATTATTTGGAAAAGAGAAGTTCATTGTATCTTATACGAAGTTGTGAACAGGTTTGATTTGTATGAGTATGACTAGATATATGGGAGCTAAATTATATGCAGGGATGAATTTCTTTTTGATCTTTTGAGTATTGTTGTATATAAGCTGAAAGTTTTagtctttttgttttgttttattgtgGGGTTGAAGAGCTGAAGAGGCGTGTGGCGAGGCTTCGAGAGGGTGACGACGAGGCTATACCTTCTTTGTTTGAGGCTATACTGCAGAGGTCTTTAGCCGGCAAGCCTATAGAGGACGACCCAGAGTTGATGAGGGACATTTTGGGGAAGGGGACAGATTCAGAAgttgaagatgaagatgatgattaTTCTGATTGGGAGGAAAGTAGTGACATTGATGATGATGGTAAATGAATGAATGAGCTTGCTATTGCCAATAGCAGTGGCCACTGGCACTCAACATTTTCAAGTCAACCGTGGATTGATGTTGTATAAGAGTTACAAATAAGGGTTTCAGTGCTACATTGATGGAAAAGTTTGGAACCTTTTGATTTGTCTCAACAATGAAAATATACAAGTTTGTGTCATTTTATTCATTTTGCAAATCAGCCACAAAAAATcatctttttttgttttatgatTATGATTTGTCCTTTATTGTGTAATCTTCCCATAACTATATCCTGATTCTACTAATACGATACTTAATATTTAACCAATTACTCATTTAGCAACAACCTATAAGATGTCTTTAGGGAAAAGGGGTAACGGATCCAcgatataatatataatatccatgtaaaaaaagaagaaaagcatGCTTGAATTGTGGTTCTGCTATGGTATGGTGTGGTGTGGTGTGAAATTAAAGATGCAGAATTGAAGATGCCTTGCTTCTGTTTGAGGTCATCCTCCTTCTGCAGCCTTGCGTTGATCTTCCTTGAATTGAATAACTTAATTTTCAATAGTTTCAGAATATTGTTTATAAATAGTAAAAGTGAAGAATCTGCACCATAGAGTAAACAAGTGAATTCTGCAAAATCTTTGGACCCCAAAGATCTGGTCCCAGAAACTCTGCACAGGACGTAAAGCATTCGATTCTCTGTTTCACACACTCAATTTTTATATTGTGTGCACTGTGCACAACATCTATTGGTGTCAAGAATTGAATGGATAGAATAGGAAgcaaaagaattttttattcacttttGCCTCTAATCTCTCCACTTGCTTAGACTTTACAGTATGCTAAATTGGGATGTGAAAAGCATCCTTGGAAACAAAGATTCGTATCTGACGAAAAAGGGAGATGGTGAAGGTCTGAAGGACCCAACAACTGAAAAATCAAATCATAAACCATATGCACACAAGATTTACATGCAGGTGCTTCATCGAAGTGcatcattttcaattacatttgATGGTGAATTCATGCCTTTAAGCAAAGATGGGTAGCAAACTTGCCCttcaagaaaagagaaaaaggttTACATTTCTCAACAGGAGGAGGCAGAGCTATGACTCTGTTGATCATCATGCAAGCCATGTCAACCCCAAGAAACGAGAAGAACAAGGCATCAAACCCAAAgaaaaattgattgaattcCTGTGTAGCTGTTGCTTTCTTTGTGTGTGTTGTCCAGTGGCAGCTGTGTGTTGCTGCTGCATCAAGATACCATGCAGATTCTGTCACAAAGCACTACAGCATGTTTGGCGATGGGCTTCTTCTTGTGGAACAAAGAGAAGGGTTTTCGCCGAGTATTCTTCCTTTTCCGACATTGATTCTGATGTCGCGTCTGGTAAGGTTAAGGGTAGTGTTCATGGAGCATAGTTTACTAGAAATTAAAGCCAGTAACGGTAACTATTTCTTGTGGTTAGATTACAAGTATTTTACTTAGAGAGCGTTTGATATGCATTATGCAAAACAGTATGAAAGAACTAAGGTAACTATATTACGATAAAAGAATAAACAGATTTCACTTTGCTTACTGTACCTTCATTTTTTTAGTGAAGGAATAATCTAATGGTTTTTCCAATTATTGAATATAAGATACATTCCAAATAGAATAAACGTTGTTTAAAATCTTCTGGGTATTGAACTTAGTTTTGTTTAAAAGATACATTCCAAATAGAATAAACGTTGTTTAAAATCTTCTGGGTATTGAACTTAGTTTTGtttaaattaagaacaagaaaaatgtcAAGAATGGGATTCGAACCCATGCCCTTTCGGACCAGTACCTGAAACTGGCGCCTTAGACCAACTCGGCCATCTTGACTTTTAATACTTCggatgaaatatttttttaaataaccgCACATAGATTTTTTAACTCTATTTTCCATTGTGCGTGTTTTTTTATAAACTGAGAACCTTTTTTTTCCCCATTTTGGAGGGAGGTAGGCTGGAGAATTATTAGTATATATTATGCAAAACATTTCATCAATATGAAAAGAAAGCCAATTTAGTTTCTAAAAGCGTGTTGTTTCAAGATAAGTTACAAAACTGTGatgttataattttaattaatttgttttatatttttaaataacatcGTGTTAAAAAAACCTATTGAATAATGAATACTCCATTATTATGCACATATATTCCTTAAGCAAGCTTGCACTTAATTGATTAGGAAATAAAAGATCAATGTCTTAGAGAAACAAGCAACACGATGCCAACTTGCATTGCCAAGGATAGATTGTCAACTAAAAAAAAGGGTATAACTTTGAACTTACGATTGCATCAAAATGTTTCTAACTCAACTAGACATTGCAAAAACTCTTCTCCTTAATTAACATTATTAGTGGCATTTATTCCTAAGACTCATTTACCTTATAGCAATAAGCTGCTCATAATGTAAGAAACTAATTAACATTGTACAATAATACTAAAAATCCACTTCAATGTGAGGATTCTGTGTCATCCGTATAGATTTGTGGAAGAATATTGAAGTAagttctcttctcttcttctcatGCACCGCAGCCTGCGCCGCATTCGGCGCCGCAACCGGCTCCATAAGGTTCCGGATCTGATGCTGCAGCTGTTCTATCTTTTGAGACACCGTCAGCACAAGAAAAGATCATAGCTGAAATGATGCACAAGGCAAACAAAATCACCCACAATATTGAATATGCATTACCAAAGAAACCAATTTGAGTAGTTGCATATTCCAAGTTGTTCACTTCTCTCCATGGATTCCTCACCATCTCTACCACCTCTTAATAACTATGACTCTACGACTCTTGGTGTGCTCTAGAGGGCAGGCCTTTATGATCTTTTCCGATTGATAGCATAGCTGATTTTCATATCTTCTTATATAAGCAACAAAGTCAATGTTTTAAATAAGAGAGACAAAGTAAACCCTAAtctttcttgttttatttttttttaataaatacaccGCTAAAGTCggaaactaatttttaaatggCTTTTTAGTCGGTgtaatttattaaaatggttgTCTGGAGTAAtataaaaaagatgaaaaaaaaatctgtTTTTCGCAactttgtaaaaaataaaaaaacaaccacatataacaatatatatatatatatatatatatatatatatatatatatatatatatatatatatcgaaagagcaatgctaggggccAGTAATTTTTGTGATTAGTAGCTATCAAATAGCCATTAATGATGATTTAATGGTATGAGATTTCATCTAATGGCTCACCTTTCTTtactggttacatgctggccaaaatttaataaaat from Arachis stenosperma cultivar V10309 chromosome 9, arast.V10309.gnm1.PFL2, whole genome shotgun sequence encodes the following:
- the LOC130951331 gene encoding uncharacterized protein LOC130951331; its protein translation is MKGALFRNLSLFTRRLRLSPFNATPPSSSFSLSLAASTALCTRFFSSSSRNTVSDQPNFSHTHNKNDPIDVEDISNEELKRRVARLREGDDEAIPSLFEAILQRSLAGKPIEDDPELMRDILGKGTDSEVEDEDDDYSDWEESSDIDDDGK